gggttttttttttcattgctAAACATGGATTCTGACATTGATCCTTAGAAGGGCTATAGATAAGTTAATGACACCCTAAAGACGACCAAAACACAATGAAATTGCCTACGCAGCATTGGTTCTTAATCTCATACCGGTTTTAATTATCTAGTAAATGACAACTAGACAAATATAATTCAATCAACCTCGCAAAACTAGTATAACCTAAGAAATGCTTTTGTTCTAATACTAGTGTGCATTCTCTACATCTGTTGATGATGttctatatataataaaagaaacagagccaTTAATAAGTTTAAGAAGACAAGCAAGATATCTgaggaaaataaatgtaaagaaacagttaaatagaaaaggttaaaatgtgccagaagtccctgtactttttgaatttatgaatttagtcctcctacttttcatatttcaaaattcaggtctAACTGTTAACACTGCTAAATCCTTTTTGTTAAGTTTGTTGctcacatttaaaaaaaaaaaacactttgtaattaacttgaatttaacaaaaaggatttcagacctgaattttaaaatctgaaaagtagagggactaaatttcatgaaataaaagtacaaggactaaattccCAATTTCCAAAAAGTGCAGGGACTTCTGGCACATTATAACCAATAGAAAATGAACCAAGTCTTACCTCCATTTGACTGCCTATTTGTAACGTTATAACCGCCAATGTAACCAGCAGAGCTATTAGACATAACATCTGAAGTCGTATTTCCCAGACCAAAATCAAAAGAACTAGACTGCTCTAGGTCTAAGGGTGAAGATTGCCAAGTAGAATCCTCGAAAAATGAACCATTGTCATAAATATCAGCATAAGCCCTGTCATAACCACCATGGGATGATACCTGGACAACACTGGTTCCACTGCTTCTCCCATGGCCTATCCCTCCCGATGCAATACCAAAATCGCCACTTCCATACCTAAGATTGCTACCATTGTAAGCAGAAGCAACACCTCCACCTTGACCTGACTTAGGAGAGGAATCCCAAAGTGGTCCAATGCTGCCCAAAGAACTCACACCTGTTTTCCCGCTTCCAGGCCCCAACATAGCACTAGAGTTTGTGGAGTTAGTAGCATAGTTAAGACACCCATTTCCCCACACATTTCGACCAGCTGAGTTTAAGACAGAATCATTTCCTCCACTGCCCACACCATACCCAAAGGGACTTGCAAATCTGTTTGAATTTCCATTAAATGAGGTGTTCAATCCCCGTCCATAGCTCAGGTTAGAACCAAGGTTCGAGTTCCATCCAGAGCTTGGACTCGAATTTGACTCAAAATTCAGCCCCATCCCATAACCATGACTCAATGGAGAAAACCCATTATGACCAATAGTACCCGGACTAGATCTACCTTCCATTCTAACACCATAACCACCGACTGAATTAGTATTATAACCCTGCATGTACCCGTTAAGGAAGCTATTGACTCTACTGAGGCCAAAGTTATACCCACCTAACTGGTTCCGGTTAGGACCTAAAGATGATTCTTTGGGGACAGCTCGCTTGACCTCAACCATTTTCCCGTTGAGTTCATGAAATGTTCTCTGCAAGACTTTATCCACAGCTTCCTCTGAATCATAAGTTATGAATCCAAAACCTCGTGGCCTCAGAGTGTTGTGATCATACATCACAACAACATCTGTAATTGTACCGAACTGATCAAAGTACCTCTTAAAGTCACTCTCAGTGACTGTGGATGCCAAGCCTCCTACAAAAATCTTTTTTGTGCGAGAAGGACCAGGTGATCCAAGTGtgctaatattatttttgttcaacATGTTCTGGTCATCCCTAGGAACTGCCTTCTTTGCCTCAACCTGTAGAGAGAGACACAGAAAACGGAGTTAAAACACAATTTCAGTCTTACAACATAAATACCGGTATCTGAAGTGCACAAACTCTTTGAATCTTAAAGAAAGGCACTACCTAAAGCTGATCAACTTTACCCAAATTCTTTTATGAATCAGGGAAACTAGCACTATTCTACAAATATGCTTCTTCCCCATGATACAGATTGTATTT
This sequence is a window from Gossypium raimondii isolate GPD5lz chromosome 5, ASM2569854v1, whole genome shotgun sequence. Protein-coding genes within it:
- the LOC105769590 gene encoding heterogeneous nuclear ribonucleoprotein 1 is translated as MEMELGKLFIGGISWGTNEDRLREYFQTFGEVVEAVIMKDRATGRARGFGFVVFADPAVAERVVMKEHMIDGRTVEAKKAVPRDDQNMLNKNNISTLGSPGPSRTKKIFVGGLASTVTESDFKRYFDQFGTITDVVVMYDHNTLRPRGFGFITYDSEEAVDKVLQRTFHELNGKMVEVKRAVPKESSLGPNRNQLGGYNFGLSRVNSFLNGYMQGYNTNSVGGYGVRMEGRSSPGTIGHNGFSPLSHGYGMGLNFESNSSPSSGWNSNLGSNLSYGRGLNTSFNGNSNRFASPFGYGVGSGGNDSVLNSAGRNVWGNGCLNYATNSTNSSAMLGPGSGKTGVSSLGSIGPLWDSSPKSGQGGGVASAYNGSNLRYGSGDFGIASGGIGHGRSSGTSVVQVSSHGGYDRAYADIYDNGSFFEDSTWQSSPLDLEQSSSFDFGLGNTTSDVMSNSSAGYIGGYNVTNRQSNGGIAT